One Scylla paramamosain isolate STU-SP2022 chromosome 6, ASM3559412v1, whole genome shotgun sequence DNA segment encodes these proteins:
- the LOC135101626 gene encoding uncharacterized protein LOC135101626 isoform X1, whose protein sequence is MMMIPAFILIGANETNLGLYSGLTLYAIGVASILAVTAGSLVPLMFLKEVMKRYDSSKGLRCALINVFSATSEWSPKDPALRQEYRNQQVTENKAMAWQLCNCCPWAM, encoded by the exons atgatgatgattcctgctttcatcctcatcGGGGCTAACGAGACCAACCTGGGGCTGTACTCTGGACTGACGCTGTATGCCATAG GTGTGGCTTCGATTCTGGCGGTGACGGCAGGGAGTCTGGTGCCTCTGATGTTTCTGAAGGAGGTGATGAAGAGGTATGATTCTTCCAAGGGGCTGCGGTGTGCCTTAATCAACGTCTTTAGCGCCACGTCAGAATGGAGCCCCAAGGACCCTGCCCTGCGACAGGAGTACCGCAACCAGCAGGTGACAGAAAACAAGGCGATGGCGTGGCAGCTCTGTAACTGTTGTCCTTGGGCAATGTGA
- the LOC135101626 gene encoding uncharacterized protein LOC135101626 isoform X2: MMMIPAFILIGANETNLGLYSGLTLYAIGVASILAVTAGSLVPLMFLKEVMKRYDSSKGLRCALINVFSATSEWSPKDPALRQEYRNQQNMSL; this comes from the exons atgatgatgattcctgctttcatcctcatcGGGGCTAACGAGACCAACCTGGGGCTGTACTCTGGACTGACGCTGTATGCCATAG GTGTGGCTTCGATTCTGGCGGTGACGGCAGGGAGTCTGGTGCCTCTGATGTTTCTGAAGGAGGTGATGAAGAGGTATGATTCTTCCAAGGGGCTGCGGTGTGCCTTAATCAACGTCTTTAGCGCCACGTCAGAATGGAGCCCCAAGGACCCTGCCCTGCGACAGGAGTACCGCAACCAGCAG AACATGTCgctctaa
- the LOC135101626 gene encoding uncharacterized protein LOC135101626 isoform X3, with protein sequence MSVALSGISVASILAVTAGSLVPLMFLKEVMKRYDSSKGLRCALINVFSATSEWSPKDPALRQEYRNQQVTENKAMAWQLCNCCPWAM encoded by the exons atgtcagttgccttaagtGGAATAA GTGTGGCTTCGATTCTGGCGGTGACGGCAGGGAGTCTGGTGCCTCTGATGTTTCTGAAGGAGGTGATGAAGAGGTATGATTCTTCCAAGGGGCTGCGGTGTGCCTTAATCAACGTCTTTAGCGCCACGTCAGAATGGAGCCCCAAGGACCCTGCCCTGCGACAGGAGTACCGCAACCAGCAGGTGACAGAAAACAAGGCGATGGCGTGGCAGCTCTGTAACTGTTGTCCTTGGGCAATGTGA